DNA sequence from the Chitinivibrionales bacterium genome:
AGCAGAATGAGGAGTTATACACCCTCGGCCTGCTGTACGAATCGCTCGGCAACATACCGCATGCGCTCGCGAGCTACCGCGGCTACCTCGCCAGGGACCCGTCGTCGATCGCCCTCACGCTCAAGGTGGGAGCGCTGTATATGCGTCTTAACAAATACGACAGCGCCGAGAGCCTCTACGTGGCGGCGGAAAAGGCCGACAAGAAGAACCCGCGGCTCTATAACGGGATAGGGGAGGTCAAGCTCGCGCGGGGCGACACGGCGCTCGCCCTTGATTTCTTCAAAAAGGCCGTGATGGCCGATTCAACCTTTCTCGACGGACTTCGCAACATCGCCCAGGTGCACCTGCGTAAAGGCAATTACGCCGACGCGATACCGTACTACGAAAAGCTGTACGCAAACGACAGCATCGGCGGGCTTTTCGGCAAGACCCTTGCCCTGCTGTATTACTACGGCAAGGAACCCGATAAAGCCAAGACGCTTTTACAGAAGCTGCTGTCGGGCGACATCAACGACCCCGAGCTGCATTTTTATCTCGGCCTCGTGTACGGCTCGCAGGACAGCTTTGACCTCGCCGCGATCGAGTTCGGCAAGACGCTCGCCATCCGGAACAATTTCAGCGACGCCTGGCTCCAGCTCTGCTACCTCGACCTCCGGCAGAAGGAATACGACCGGGCGCTCGGCACGGCGAAGCATTTCACCGAAAACGCGCCGACGTCCGGCGTCGCGTGGCGTACGCTGGGATATGTTTACAACGTGCGCAAGCAGTACGCGGATGCGGTTCCGTTCCTGAAAAAGGCGCTGTGGTTCGATTCGCTCGACGCGTTCGCATGGTTCGAGTTGGGCAGCGCGCTCGAGCGCACCAAGGAATTCAACGCGTCGGTCGTGGCGTTCAAGCGGGTGCTGGCCATCAAGCCCGA
Encoded proteins:
- a CDS encoding tetratricopeptide repeat protein, with the translated sequence MHHRFITGIFCATVSCVILLCAGCAVQQFPFVRPVTKPSMDASAQRRAEEQFMKARACDRRGLFQMALHYYEEAYRLDPGSGALRELLVQRYVFSSRFKQAIDLVKGSKKENELSDPDKSLCASIYMRMNEFSHAAELLDAVKNKQNEELYTLGLLYESLGNIPHALASYRGYLARDPSSIALTLKVGALYMRLNKYDSAESLYVAAEKADKKNPRLYNGIGEVKLARGDTALALDFFKKAVMADSTFLDGLRNIAQVHLRKGNYADAIPYYEKLYANDSIGGLFGKTLALLYYYGKEPDKAKTLLQKLLSGDINDPELHFYLGLVYGSQDSFDLAAIEFGKTLAIRNNFSDAWLQLCYLDLRQKEYDRALGTAKHFTENAPTSGVAWRTLGYVYNVRKQYADAVPFLKKALWFDSLDAFAWFELGSALERTKEFNASVVAFKRVLAIKPDEDAAANYLGYMWAERGIKLDSARMLVENALARDSANGAYLDSYAWVFYQLGKIDSAFVYIKKAMRQINDDAVVYSHYGDILLKKGMEREALEAYKKSLKVDAKSEEAEAVMKKIKLLEDKSNNKK